In Pseudomonas sp. DNDY-54, a genomic segment contains:
- a CDS encoding glycogen/starch/alpha-glucan phosphorylase, with translation MTQESNAPNADEVAAFRNSIISKLTYSIGKDPEHASDHDWFEAVALATRDRMIDQWMDRTREGYRQGKKRVYYLSLEFLIGRLLTDSLSNLGLLDVARDALAGVDVDFERIRVLEPDAALGNGGLGRLAACFMESMATLGVAAHGYGIRYDHGLFRQAIVDGWQHEQTETWLNFGNPWEFERPEVSYLIGFGGSVAAMPVDGGGGDQPKHFWHWAEGVRAIAYDTPVVGWRGASVNTLRLWRARAEADFHLERFNAGDHIGAVAEEARAESISRVLYPADSTEAGQELRLRQEYFFVAASLQDLLRRHMEQRGTLMNLPEFAAIQLNDTHPAIAVAELMRLLVDVNDIPWRKAWELTVGTLSYTNHTLLPEALETWPVGLMERLLPRHMQIIYLINAQHLDALRERGIHDLDLLRSVSLIEEGHGRRVRMGNLAFLGSHCVNGVSALHTGLMRETVFTDLHSLYPKRISNKTNGITFRRWLYQSNPQLTQLLVEHVGEELLDSPETLLRQLEPYADQPNFRARFAAQRLGNKQLLARMIQERLGISVDPNALFDVHVKRIHEYKRQLLNLLHTVALYQAIRSDPGGHWVPRVKIFAGKAAASYHTAKLIIKLTNDIARTINDDPTVRGLLKVVFLPNYNVSLAERIIPAADLSEQISTAGLEASGTSNMKFALNGALTIGTLDGANVEMCEQIGAEHMFIFGMTAQEVEARKQANEYSAEATIIGSPRLNEVLMAIRDGAFSAEDPARYTALIDGLTWHDTFMVCADFEAYWQAQLEVEARWRDADSWWRSAVLNTARTGWFSSDRTIREYAEEIWKVL, from the coding sequence ATGACGCAAGAATCGAACGCTCCCAACGCCGACGAAGTCGCAGCCTTCCGTAACTCGATCATCAGCAAGCTGACCTACTCGATCGGCAAGGACCCGGAACATGCATCCGATCATGATTGGTTCGAGGCGGTAGCGCTGGCGACCCGTGATCGGATGATCGATCAGTGGATGGACCGGACGCGGGAAGGTTATCGCCAGGGCAAGAAGCGTGTGTATTACCTCTCGCTGGAATTCCTGATTGGCCGTTTGCTGACCGATAGCTTGAGCAACTTGGGCCTGCTCGACGTGGCGCGCGATGCACTTGCGGGCGTCGACGTGGACTTCGAGCGCATCCGCGTGCTGGAGCCCGACGCGGCGTTGGGCAACGGCGGGCTGGGGCGGTTAGCGGCCTGTTTCATGGAGAGTATGGCGACGCTCGGCGTGGCCGCGCATGGTTACGGTATTCGCTACGATCATGGCCTGTTTCGTCAGGCGATCGTCGATGGTTGGCAGCACGAGCAGACCGAAACCTGGCTGAATTTCGGCAATCCCTGGGAATTCGAGCGCCCCGAAGTCAGCTACCTGATCGGCTTTGGCGGCAGCGTGGCGGCGATGCCGGTCGATGGCGGTGGCGGCGATCAGCCCAAGCATTTCTGGCATTGGGCCGAAGGGGTCCGAGCCATCGCCTACGACACGCCAGTCGTCGGCTGGCGGGGCGCCAGCGTCAATACCCTGCGTCTGTGGCGCGCGCGTGCAGAGGCGGACTTCCATCTGGAGCGTTTCAATGCCGGCGACCACATCGGCGCGGTGGCCGAAGAAGCGCGGGCGGAGAGCATTTCGCGGGTGCTGTATCCGGCCGACAGCACCGAAGCGGGGCAGGAGCTGCGCCTGCGACAGGAGTATTTCTTCGTCGCCGCCTCCTTGCAGGACCTGCTGCGCCGGCACATGGAACAGCGCGGCACGCTGATGAACCTGCCCGAGTTCGCCGCGATCCAGCTCAATGACACGCACCCGGCTATTGCGGTGGCGGAGCTGATGCGATTGCTCGTCGACGTGAACGACATTCCGTGGCGCAAGGCTTGGGAGCTGACCGTCGGCACCTTGTCCTACACCAACCATACGCTGCTGCCCGAGGCGCTGGAGACTTGGCCGGTGGGCCTGATGGAGCGGCTGCTGCCGCGCCATATGCAGATCATCTACCTGATCAACGCCCAGCATCTCGATGCGTTGCGCGAACGCGGCATCCACGACCTCGATCTGCTGCGCTCAGTCTCGCTCATCGAGGAAGGGCATGGCCGCCGTGTGCGCATGGGTAACCTGGCGTTCCTGGGCTCGCACTGCGTCAACGGCGTCTCGGCATTGCACACCGGTTTGATGCGCGAGACGGTCTTCACCGATCTGCATTCGCTGTACCCCAAACGCATCAGCAACAAAACCAATGGCATCACCTTCCGGCGCTGGCTGTATCAGTCCAACCCGCAGCTGACCCAACTGCTGGTCGAGCATGTTGGCGAAGAGTTATTGGACTCGCCGGAAACTCTGTTGCGCCAGCTCGAACCGTATGCCGACCAACCCAACTTCCGCGCACGCTTCGCCGCGCAGCGCCTGGGCAACAAGCAATTGCTTGCGCGCATGATTCAGGAGCGTCTGGGCATCAGCGTCGATCCGAATGCGTTGTTCGATGTGCACGTCAAGCGCATCCACGAATACAAGCGTCAGTTGCTGAACCTGCTGCATACCGTCGCGCTGTATCAGGCGATTCGCTCTGATCCGGGCGGCCATTGGGTTCCGCGCGTGAAGATCTTCGCCGGCAAGGCGGCGGCCAGTTATCACACGGCCAAACTGATCATCAAATTGACCAACGACATCGCGCGGACCATTAACGACGACCCGACGGTACGGGGCCTGCTGAAGGTCGTGTTCCTGCCCAACTACAACGTCAGTCTCGCCGAGCGGATCATCCCGGCCGCCGACCTGTCCGAACAGATATCCACCGCAGGGCTCGAGGCGTCGGGAACCAGCAACATGAAGTTCGCCCTCAACGGCGCGCTGACCATTGGCACGCTGGATGGCGCCAACGTCGAAATGTGCGAGCAGATCGGTGCTGAGCACATGTTCATCTTCGGCATGACCGCCCAGGAAGTCGAGGCGCGCAAGCAGGCCAACGAGTACAGCGCCGAGGCCACCATCATTGGGTCTCCGCGGCTTAATGAAGTGCTGATGGCGATCCGCGACGGTGCCTTCTCCGCTGAGGACCCGGCCCGTTACACCGCCTTGATCGATGGGCTGACATGGCACGACACCTTCATGGTCTGTGCCGATTTCGAGGCGTACTGGCAGGCGCAGCTTGAGGTCGAAGCGCGCTGGCGTGATGCTGATAGCTGGTGGCGCTCAGCCGTGTTGAATACGGCCCGCACCGGCTGGTTCTCATCGGATCGCACTATTCGGGAATACGCCGAGGAAATCTGGAAAGTGCTCTGA
- a CDS encoding class 1 fructose-bisphosphatase: MSRVTLSRYLIEQTRSNNTPADLRFLIEVVARACKEISHAVSKGALGGVLGSAHSENIQGEVQKKLDVLSNEILLEANEWGGHLAGMASEEMDNAYQIPGKYPKGAYLLVFDPLDGSSNIDVNVSVGTIFSVLRCPGECFTQNDALGEEAFLQPGTKQVAAGYAIYGPQTMLMLTLGNGVMGFTLDRELGSFVLTHEDICVPESTAEFAINMSNQRHWEAPVQRYVGELLAGTEGPLNKNYNMRWIASMVADVHRILTRGGMFMYPRDSREPGKAGKLRLMYEANPMSFIIEQAGGAATTGTQRILDVQPESLHQRVPVFLGSKEEVERVTGYHQA; encoded by the coding sequence ATGTCACGCGTAACCCTGAGTCGCTACTTGATTGAGCAGACCCGCAGCAACAACACCCCTGCAGATCTGCGCTTCCTTATCGAGGTAGTGGCTCGAGCGTGCAAGGAAATCAGCCACGCGGTATCCAAGGGTGCGCTGGGCGGCGTGCTTGGCAGCGCCCATAGCGAGAACATCCAGGGCGAAGTGCAGAAGAAGCTGGACGTGCTGTCCAACGAGATCCTGCTCGAAGCCAACGAGTGGGGCGGTCACCTGGCCGGCATGGCCTCGGAAGAAATGGACAATGCTTATCAGATCCCCGGCAAGTACCCCAAAGGGGCCTATCTGCTGGTGTTCGATCCGCTGGATGGGTCCAGCAACATTGACGTCAACGTGTCGGTTGGCACTATCTTCTCGGTGCTGCGTTGTCCCGGTGAATGCTTCACACAGAACGACGCGCTGGGTGAAGAGGCGTTCCTTCAGCCAGGCACCAAGCAGGTGGCGGCCGGTTACGCCATCTACGGACCGCAGACCATGCTGATGCTGACGCTGGGCAATGGCGTTATGGGCTTCACGCTGGATCGCGAGCTGGGCAGCTTCGTGCTAACCCACGAGGACATCTGCGTACCGGAAAGCACGGCTGAATTCGCCATCAACATGTCCAATCAGCGCCATTGGGAAGCACCGGTGCAGCGTTACGTTGGCGAGCTGTTGGCTGGCACCGAAGGCCCCTTGAACAAGAATTACAACATGCGCTGGATCGCCTCCATGGTGGCCGATGTGCATCGCATTTTGACCCGTGGCGGCATGTTCATGTACCCACGCGATTCCCGTGAGCCGGGCAAGGCCGGCAAGCTGCGGTTGATGTACGAAGCCAACCCGATGTCATTCATCATCGAGCAGGCCGGCGGCGCCGCCACGACCGGCACTCAGCGTATCCTCGACGTCCAGCCCGAATCGCTGCATCAACGCGTACCGGTCTTCCTGGGCTCCAAGGAAGAAGTCGAGCGCGTCACCGGCTATCACCAGGCCTGA
- a CDS encoding DUF924 family protein, whose protein sequence is MQAPWLELLNWWFGEGASAAEIARQKQGLWFGYRAEQDAEARQRFGELTDKAQAGELDAWAQSPQGWLALVLLLDQLPRMIYRGTAQAFAGDERALQLVRDGMAHGGDVLLAPIQRVFIYLVLEHAENLSMQDLAVQQFELLLSIASADEQKLFGEFLDFAERHRSVIARFGRFPHRNSALGRDSSEAERAFLAEPGSRF, encoded by the coding sequence ATGCAGGCGCCATGGCTGGAACTGCTGAACTGGTGGTTCGGCGAAGGCGCCAGCGCTGCTGAGATCGCCAGGCAAAAGCAAGGGCTTTGGTTTGGCTACCGGGCTGAACAGGACGCTGAGGCGCGTCAGCGCTTCGGTGAACTGACCGACAAGGCGCAGGCAGGCGAGCTGGACGCCTGGGCTCAATCGCCACAGGGTTGGCTGGCCCTGGTACTGCTGCTCGATCAGCTGCCACGAATGATTTATCGAGGCACCGCACAGGCGTTTGCCGGCGATGAGCGAGCACTTCAGCTCGTACGCGACGGCATGGCCCACGGCGGCGATGTGCTCTTGGCGCCGATTCAGCGTGTGTTTATCTATCTGGTGCTCGAGCATGCGGAAAACCTCAGCATGCAAGATCTGGCGGTGCAGCAATTCGAATTGCTGCTCAGCATCGCGAGTGCCGACGAGCAGAAGCTTTTTGGTGAATTTCTGGACTTTGCAGAACGTCATCGGAGCGTGATTGCGCGTTTTGGTCGATTTCCCCACCGCAATAGCGCACTGGGGCGGGACTCTAGCGAGGCCGAGCGGGCTTTTCTCGCCGAACCCGGTTCGCGCTTCTAG
- the bamE gene encoding outer membrane protein assembly factor BamE, translating into MSLRHLLLLTTVVLLAACSPVTQENFAKLQAGMSRAEVEELLGKPGECAGALGMSSCTWGQKNRFISIQFAGDKVMMFSGQGLK; encoded by the coding sequence ATGTCGTTGCGCCATTTATTACTGCTCACCACTGTTGTGCTGTTGGCTGCGTGCAGCCCGGTGACGCAGGAGAACTTCGCCAAGCTGCAGGCTGGAATGTCCCGCGCTGAAGTCGAAGAACTGCTCGGGAAACCAGGTGAGTGCGCCGGGGCACTGGGCATGTCGAGTTGCACTTGGGGGCAGAAGAATCGCTTCATCAGCATTCAGTTTGCCGGAGACAAGGTCATGATGTTCTCGGGCCAAGGCCTCAAATAA
- a CDS encoding lipocalin family protein — translation MRLFIALCCTLLIAGCARSGSDTDAPMTVGNVDLERYQGTWYELARLPMFFQRNCIRSEANYRLQDDGNVAVTNRCETKDGEWQQAEGEAVPQQAGQTDKLWVRFDNWFSNLFPGLTKGHYWILYLDNDYSVALVGSPDRDYLWLLSREPEVNAATRDKLLDEARQRGYDVSGLIWRGESEPS, via the coding sequence ATGCGTCTATTCATCGCGTTGTGCTGCACGTTGCTGATCGCTGGATGTGCACGGTCAGGGTCGGATACCGACGCACCGATGACGGTCGGGAATGTCGATCTCGAGCGGTATCAGGGCACCTGGTACGAGCTGGCGCGTTTGCCAATGTTCTTTCAGCGTAACTGCATCCGCTCCGAAGCAAATTACCGCCTGCAGGATGACGGCAACGTCGCGGTGACCAATCGTTGTGAGACCAAGGACGGGGAATGGCAGCAGGCGGAAGGCGAGGCGGTTCCTCAGCAGGCGGGGCAGACCGACAAGCTTTGGGTGCGCTTCGATAACTGGTTCAGCAATCTCTTTCCAGGACTGACCAAGGGCCACTACTGGATTCTCTACCTCGATAATGACTACAGCGTAGCGCTGGTGGGTAGCCCGGATCGGGACTATCTCTGGCTGTTGTCACGCGAACCGGAAGTCAATGCGGCGACGCGTGACAAACTGCTGGATGAAGCGCGTCAGCGCGGTTACGACGTCAGTGGGCTTATCTGGCGCGGTGAATCAGAGCCGAGTTGA
- the pip gene encoding prolyl aminopeptidase encodes MQTLYPEIKPYARHELAVEAPHVLYVDESGSPEGLPVVFVHGGPGGGCDALSRRFFDPNLYRIITFDQRGCGRSTPHASLENNTTAHLIADMERIREYLGLDKWVLFGGSWGSTLSLAYAQAFPEHVHALILRGIFLCRPKEFSWFYQEGASRLFPDYWQDFLSPIPPEERGDLMQAYYKRLTGTDQIAQMHAAKAWSCWEGRTATLRPNTQVVDRFSDTHRALAMARIECHYFVNNAFLEPDQLLRNMHKIAHLPGIIVHGRYDVICPLENAWELHEAWTNSELQIIREAGHSASEPGICDALVRAAADIAKRLLDLPPEEA; translated from the coding sequence ATGCAGACCTTGTATCCGGAGATCAAACCCTACGCTCGGCATGAGCTGGCGGTCGAAGCGCCGCACGTGCTTTATGTCGACGAGAGTGGGTCGCCGGAGGGCCTGCCTGTGGTGTTCGTGCATGGCGGGCCTGGCGGAGGTTGCGATGCGCTGAGTCGGCGCTTCTTCGACCCGAACCTTTACCGGATCATCACGTTCGATCAGCGTGGCTGCGGGCGTTCCACGCCCCACGCGAGCCTGGAAAACAACACCACTGCGCACCTGATCGCCGACATGGAGCGAATTCGCGAGTACCTCGGCCTCGATAAGTGGGTCCTGTTCGGCGGGTCCTGGGGCTCTACGTTGTCGCTGGCCTACGCTCAGGCATTTCCCGAGCACGTACATGCATTGATCCTGCGCGGCATCTTTCTCTGTCGACCGAAGGAATTCTCCTGGTTTTACCAAGAAGGTGCCAGCCGACTGTTTCCCGATTACTGGCAGGACTTTCTCTCGCCGATTCCACCGGAGGAGCGCGGCGATCTGATGCAGGCCTACTACAAGCGGCTGACTGGAACCGATCAGATTGCCCAGATGCATGCGGCCAAGGCCTGGTCCTGCTGGGAGGGGCGTACGGCCACGTTGCGGCCGAATACCCAGGTGGTCGATCGCTTCTCCGACACCCATCGCGCACTGGCCATGGCCCGCATCGAGTGCCATTACTTCGTCAATAACGCATTCCTCGAGCCCGATCAGCTGTTGCGTAACATGCACAAGATTGCGCACCTGCCAGGCATCATCGTGCATGGTCGCTATGACGTCATATGCCCGCTGGAGAATGCCTGGGAGCTACACGAGGCATGGACCAACAGTGAATTGCAGATCATCCGCGAAGCAGGACATTCCGCGTCGGAGCCGGGCATTTGTGACGCCCTGGTGCGTGCCGCGGCGGACATCGCGAAGCGTTTGCTCGATCTGCCACCTGAGGAGGCCTGA
- the dtd gene encoding D-aminoacyl-tRNA deacylase, which translates to MKALIQRVRHARVEVAGEVVGSIDVGLLVLLGVERDDDHARADKLLHKLLRYRVFSDEQGKMNRSVSDVGGGLLLVSQFTLAADTGSGLRPSFSSAAPPMLGEEMYDYVLAQAHRQHPEVACGRFGAEMQVHLQNDGPVTFLLES; encoded by the coding sequence ATGAAGGCGCTGATCCAGCGTGTGCGACACGCGCGGGTCGAAGTGGCGGGCGAAGTGGTGGGGAGCATCGACGTTGGGCTGCTGGTGCTCCTCGGGGTGGAGCGTGACGATGACCACGCCCGAGCCGACAAGCTGCTGCACAAGCTTCTGCGTTATCGGGTGTTCAGCGATGAGCAGGGCAAGATGAACCGTTCCGTGAGTGACGTTGGGGGCGGCCTGTTGCTGGTTTCTCAGTTCACCTTGGCGGCTGACACGGGCAGCGGTCTGAGGCCGAGCTTTTCCAGCGCGGCACCGCCGATGCTCGGCGAAGAAATGTACGACTACGTGCTCGCTCAGGCCCACCGACAACACCCCGAGGTTGCCTGTGGTCGTTTCGGAGCCGAGATGCAGGTGCACCTTCAAAACGACGGCCCGGTGACCTTCCTGCTTGAAAGCTGA
- a CDS encoding UPF0158 family protein has translation MRPLTIDLHRLEYALDNRDASEHYLDLESGEIRALFPGETAPGVNDKYDVQEDRFLHIEPLELAQSIAMREAFLFTQHDPNAHAVLSDALQGRKPLRTFDFKLEDFPEVRQAWLDYQTVQLREYAITWLHENGLEPSKR, from the coding sequence ATGCGACCGTTGACCATTGATCTACACCGCCTGGAGTACGCGCTGGACAATCGCGACGCCAGCGAGCATTACCTCGATCTCGAGTCAGGTGAAATCCGTGCGCTCTTTCCCGGCGAAACAGCACCAGGCGTGAACGACAAGTATGACGTTCAGGAAGACCGTTTTCTGCACATCGAGCCGCTTGAACTCGCCCAGTCAATCGCTATGCGTGAGGCGTTTCTGTTTACCCAGCACGACCCCAACGCTCATGCAGTGTTGAGTGACGCTTTGCAGGGCCGCAAGCCGCTGCGAACGTTCGACTTCAAGCTGGAGGACTTCCCGGAAGTTCGCCAGGCCTGGCTGGATTACCAGACCGTACAGCTGCGTGAGTACGCCATCACGTGGCTTCATGAAAACGGGCTTGAGCCCTCGAAGCGCTGA
- a CDS encoding 16S rRNA (uracil(1498)-N(3))-methyltransferase: MNLLLLEAADFVAADRVIVRDRRLQHIQDVHRAEAGQSLRVGRLGADMGHGRILRLDAHEAELEISLTQPPPAKLPITLLLALPRPKMLRRVLQTVACMGVPQLVLLNSYRVEKSFWQTPFLEPAAIREQLLLGLEQARDTVLPEVSIEKRFKPFVEDRLLQLTAGTQGLVGHPGDYPSCPRAVTGPVTLAIGPEGGWIPYEIDKLSEAGLQPVQLGDRILRVETAVSALLARLF; encoded by the coding sequence GTGAACCTGCTGCTGCTGGAGGCGGCCGACTTTGTGGCCGCCGACCGGGTAATCGTGCGTGATCGGCGGCTACAGCATATCCAGGATGTTCACCGCGCCGAAGCGGGCCAAAGCCTGCGAGTCGGCCGCCTCGGCGCCGACATGGGCCATGGCCGGATTCTGCGTCTGGACGCCCACGAGGCGGAGCTGGAAATCTCGTTGACGCAGCCTCCCCCGGCCAAACTGCCGATCACGCTGCTGCTGGCACTCCCCAGACCAAAAATGCTCCGCCGCGTGTTGCAGACGGTCGCCTGCATGGGCGTGCCGCAGCTGGTGTTGCTCAACAGCTACCGCGTGGAAAAGAGTTTCTGGCAAACCCCGTTTCTGGAGCCTGCCGCCATTCGCGAACAGCTGCTGCTCGGCCTGGAGCAGGCGCGCGACACGGTCCTTCCGGAAGTAAGCATCGAGAAGCGCTTCAAGCCCTTCGTCGAGGATCGCCTGCTCCAACTGACTGCCGGCACCCAAGGCCTGGTCGGTCACCCTGGCGACTACCCGTCCTGCCCACGCGCCGTGACAGGCCCGGTGACGCTGGCGATCGGACCGGAAGGCGGATGGATACCGTACGAAATCGACAAGTTGTCTGAAGCCGGCCTGCAGCCGGTGCAGCTGGGCGATCGTATTCTGCGCGTGGAAACCGCTGTCAGCGCGCTGCTGGCGCGCCTGTTCTGA
- the tatC gene encoding twin-arginine translocase subunit TatC, giving the protein MSNTSTDDQEMPLIAHLTELRKRLLRCVVAILLLFGALFYFSQQIYSLVAAPLRAYLPEGATMIATGVASPFLTPFKLTMMVALFLSMPVILHQIWSFIAPGLYKHEKRVAVPLLISSIFLFYGGMAFAYFVVFPIMFGFFASVTPEGVAMMTDIGQYLDFVLTLFFAFGVAFEIPVATFLLIWVGIVDVATLRKSRPYVVVGCFVVGMVLTPPDVFSQALLAIPMWLLFEAGLICGSMVKKREEEFRGDADDGDTHTGDQPPAPRS; this is encoded by the coding sequence ATGAGCAATACCTCCACTGATGATCAGGAAATGCCGCTCATTGCCCACCTGACTGAGCTGCGTAAGCGCTTGCTGCGTTGTGTGGTCGCAATCCTGTTGCTGTTCGGCGCGTTGTTCTATTTTTCCCAGCAGATCTATTCGCTGGTTGCCGCACCGCTCCGGGCTTACTTACCGGAAGGGGCGACCATGATCGCCACGGGTGTGGCTTCGCCCTTTCTGACGCCGTTCAAGCTGACCATGATGGTCGCGCTGTTCTTGTCGATGCCCGTCATCCTCCATCAAATATGGAGCTTCATCGCGCCGGGTCTGTACAAGCACGAGAAGCGCGTTGCAGTGCCGCTGCTTATCTCCAGCATCTTTCTGTTCTACGGCGGCATGGCTTTCGCCTATTTCGTCGTGTTCCCGATCATGTTCGGTTTTTTCGCCAGCGTGACGCCGGAAGGTGTGGCGATGATGACGGACATTGGTCAATACCTTGATTTTGTCCTGACCCTATTTTTCGCCTTCGGTGTGGCCTTCGAAATCCCGGTGGCGACCTTTCTGCTGATCTGGGTCGGCATCGTCGATGTCGCCACGCTACGCAAAAGCCGCCCTTACGTCGTCGTTGGCTGCTTTGTGGTGGGCATGGTGCTGACACCGCCGGACGTCTTCTCGCAGGCGCTGCTCGCCATCCCCATGTGGCTGCTGTTCGAAGCAGGCTTGATCTGCGGCAGCATGGTCAAGAAGCGCGAGGAAGAGTTCCGCGGCGACGCGGACGATGGCGACACGCACACCGGCGACCAGCCACCAGCCCCCCGCTCGTGA
- the tatB gene encoding Sec-independent protein translocase protein TatB gives MFDIGFTELLLIGLVALFVLGPERLPGAVRTAGLWIGRAKRSFANIKAEVEREIGADEIRRQLHNERILDLEREMKQSIMPSSPSASSTPSPQSATPPPNATDLTASPPAETTQPAETAPAPRPDRPAEP, from the coding sequence ATGTTCGATATCGGCTTCACTGAACTGCTGCTGATCGGCCTGGTCGCGCTGTTCGTACTCGGCCCCGAGCGTTTGCCCGGCGCCGTGCGCACCGCAGGCTTGTGGATCGGCCGGGCCAAGCGCAGCTTCGCCAACATCAAGGCCGAGGTCGAGCGCGAGATCGGCGCTGATGAGATACGCCGGCAGCTGCACAACGAACGCATCCTCGATCTCGAGCGTGAGATGAAGCAGAGCATCATGCCCAGCTCACCAAGCGCATCCAGCACCCCGTCGCCACAGTCTGCCACCCCACCGCCGAACGCGACTGATCTCACGGCATCACCGCCCGCTGAAACCACCCAACCCGCCGAAACGGCCCCCGCACCACGTCCGGACAGACCTGCCGAACCATGA
- the tatA gene encoding twin-arginine translocase TatA/TatE family subunit, giving the protein MGFGGISVWQLLIVLLIVVMLFGTKRLKGLGSDLGDAIKGFRKSMGTDEEKPSVEEKQNHTIDAEARKVEDPTKKN; this is encoded by the coding sequence ATGGGTTTTGGTGGAATCAGCGTCTGGCAACTCCTGATCGTACTGCTCATCGTGGTCATGCTTTTTGGCACCAAGCGCCTCAAGGGCCTGGGCTCCGACCTCGGCGACGCGATCAAGGGCTTCCGCAAGTCCATGGGTACCGATGAGGAGAAGCCCAGCGTCGAAGAAAAGCAGAATCACACCATCGATGCCGAGGCCCGCAAGGTCGAAGATCCGACGAAGAAGAACTGA
- a CDS encoding phosphoribosyl-ATP diphosphatase — protein MSDTFARLADVLESRKGAAADSSYVASLYHKGLNKILEKVGEESVETILAAKDAAASGDASDLIYETADLWFHSLVMLAALDQHPQAVLDELDRRFGLSGHAEKAARPQS, from the coding sequence ATGAGTGACACCTTTGCCCGCCTGGCGGATGTGCTGGAGTCCCGCAAGGGTGCCGCAGCGGACAGCTCTTACGTGGCCAGCCTGTATCACAAAGGCTTGAACAAGATTCTCGAGAAGGTTGGCGAAGAATCGGTGGAAACCATTCTGGCCGCAAAAGATGCTGCCGCCAGCGGCGACGCTAGTGACCTAATCTACGAAACCGCCGACTTGTGGTTTCACAGCCTGGTGATGCTGGCTGCTCTGGACCAGCATCCACAGGCGGTTCTAGACGAACTGGACCGGCGATTCGGTCTCTCAGGGCATGCGGAAAAAGCCGCACGCCCACAATCCTGA
- the hisI gene encoding phosphoribosyl-AMP cyclohydrolase: MDWLDQINWNEDGLVPAIAQDHQTGRILMMAWMNREALALTATENRAVYWSRSRGKLWRKGEESGHVQQLHELRLDCDADVVVLRVEQIGGIACHTGRESCFYRIYENGDWKTVEPVLKDPHAIYAEHKHE, translated from the coding sequence ATGGACTGGCTGGACCAAATCAACTGGAACGAAGACGGCCTGGTGCCGGCTATCGCGCAGGATCATCAGACCGGCCGCATCTTGATGATGGCCTGGATGAACCGTGAAGCACTGGCGCTGACGGCGACCGAAAACCGTGCCGTTTATTGGTCACGTTCGCGTGGCAAGCTGTGGCGCAAGGGGGAAGAGTCCGGGCATGTACAGCAGCTCCATGAACTGCGCCTGGATTGTGATGCCGATGTCGTCGTGTTGAGGGTCGAGCAGATCGGCGGCATCGCGTGCCATACCGGTCGCGAGAGCTGCTTCTACCGGATATACGAGAACGGTGACTGGAAAACCGTTGAGCCTGTCCTCAAGGACCCGCACGCCATTTACGCGGAGCACAAACATGAGTGA